In the genome of Anabaena cylindrica PCC 7122, the window CTGATATTACAATTGTCAGGAAAGCCCCACCGCTTCAGTTGTCACCCCAAAAAATTCCCCGTGCGCGTTCTGCTTTGACTACCTTTGAGTTATACACAACGAATAATGTGTTATCCCACCGCTTTAGGATCTTGCTGAGTCCTAGCCAAGCAGGGGAATATGTGCAAGCATCCGCACGTCATGAACTTGGACACGCTTTAGGAATTTGGGGTCATAGTCCTCTGCAAACTGATGTGCTTTATTTTTCCCAAGTCCGTAACCCACCAACTATTTCTGCTAGAGATGTGAATACCTTGAAGCGCATTTATGAACAGACTACTAATTTGGGTTGGTAATGGAATGGGTAATTGGTCTAATTTCATCTTTCACTCAGTACTCAGTACTCAGTACTCAGTACTTGCTACTGAGTACTCAAGACTCAGCACTGTTTTAGTGATAAAGTGACTGTTTACCTAGAACATTAAAAACAATACATAGTAGGGTGAAGATTAGTAATGGGTAAGGCTATAGGAATTGATTTGGGGACGACTAACTCTGTCACTGCTTTTAAGTTAGCAGAAGTGGAAGTAGTAACAGCAAACGATAACACGCCTCCAGACCGGAAACTCACTTGTTCTGTGGTTGCTTATAACCAAGGTAAATTTTTGGTGGGAGGTCAAGTTTACAACCAGCTACGCCATAACCCAGAAAATGTAATTATTTCTATTAAGCGGCTAATGGATAGGGGTTTTGGTGATTTAACGAAAATTCTCAAAAAAGCGGCGATAGCCTATGGTTTTTCACCTAATATAGCGGTATGCACTTGAATGAAATACATCATAGCCCCCTCATCGCTTGCGGGGAGGGGTTCTTGTATCTCACTCAACCGAGAACCGCTATAGCGATGATGTCAAGACGATTTTGGTCTATAATCTCTCGGCGATGGAAAATGGTAATAAAAATGAAGCCGAACATTTGTTAATTGAACTGCAACCAGATGTACAGAATTGGCTCAATCAAGACTTACTCAATAACAGCATTGTCACAGGACTCACACGATGAATACTAAAATTAATTGTCCTGTCTGTGGATATCAAGATATTGAAAACAATATTTGTCCTAACTGTGATACCGACCTTTCCTTAATTCGCACACTCCAAGAATTACCACTGATAGAAAAAAAATCCCTCAAAAGAAAATTTAGCGGTTGGACATTAGCAGTAGCTTTATTAATGTTAATTATAGGTATGGGTTTGGGTGTGGGAAGTAGTTTGATAATCGTGCAATCTGGTCTATATAATGCAACTATTTCAAACTCTAATACAACAGTAGTTAATAGCATTAAATCAACAGCAAATAAGCCCGTCACACAACCAAATATTTACACTGTTAAACCTGGAGATAATCTGAGTTTGATTGCTTTAAAATTATGTGGTCAAGGTGGTACTTGGGAAATGATCGTTAAAGCTAATCCCGAACTAGAAAAACGGAAAAACTACTATATAGATCCGGGGGAGGAGTTGAAAATTCCTAACTGTCAGGAGAAAACTGAATGAGTATCTTTGATACTATAAAGGAGGCCAGCCAGCAAGCAGAACAATTCGCTCTCAAAAAGCAACTGCGAGAAGCTGTAACTACTGCGGAAACAGCCCTGAATATGTGG includes:
- a CDS encoding Hsp70 family protein, translating into MGKAIGIDLGTTNSVTAFKLAEVEVVTANDNTPPDRKLTCSVVAYNQGKFLVGGQVYNQLRHNPENVIISIKRLMDRGFGDLTKILKKAAIAYGFSPNIAVCT
- a CDS encoding LysM peptidoglycan-binding domain-containing protein, which translates into the protein MNTKINCPVCGYQDIENNICPNCDTDLSLIRTLQELPLIEKKSLKRKFSGWTLAVALLMLIIGMGLGVGSSLIIVQSGLYNATISNSNTTVVNSIKSTANKPVTQPNIYTVKPGDNLSLIALKLCGQGGTWEMIVKANPELEKRKNYYIDPGEELKIPNCQEKTE